A genomic window from Diospyros lotus cultivar Yz01 chromosome 2, ASM1463336v1, whole genome shotgun sequence includes:
- the LOC127795259 gene encoding cysteine-rich receptor-like protein kinase 44 — protein sequence MPSPKQLLLFFHVFTAIAGLAAGQPSPFFGTKCVPTGNYTANSTYQKNLDMLLSSLSPNIDKYGFYSSSIGQNSDRAYAMALCRGDVRPETCHSCIDESIRAVPQLCPNYKEAIGWYDNCTLRYSNESMNGTVVASPDRCMYNVNNATNKDRFNEKVENLLSSLRVKAAAGGSLRKFASGTALGPDFETIYGLVQCTPDLSEQQCNDCLARASTLDSRCCSGMRGGIVLFPSCNIRYEVYTFFEEIPADAPPPNPPPASPGKDSNATKVVTIVVVSSVTSVIALMICLCILKRKWKKRRPERRFGTEATTEFNTVDEISTLESLKYGFHTLSAATDNFSNANKLGRGGFGVVYKGKLDEGQEIAVKRLSANSVQGELEFKNEVMLVAKLQHRNLVRLLGFCLQGIERLLVYEFVPNSSLDHFLFDPTKRTYLDWKRRSKIISGVARGLLYLHEDSRLRIIHRDLKASNVLLDAEMNPKISDFGMARLFVTDETQGSTNRIVGTYGYMAPEYAMHGNFSIKSDVFSFGVLILEIVTGKKNTSFRNGENLEDLLSYVWKAWREGTTSNLIDPMLSSGSGSMHEMMRCLNIGLLCVQENVADRPTMATVVLMFTSLSLTLPAPSKPAFFMQGNMNENMPVATETNPTTETNPSSSGVTESSHGSINETSITELYPR from the exons GCCCATTTTTCGGGACAAAATGCGTGCCCACCGGCAATTACACCGCCAACAGCACATACCAGAAAAACCTCGACAtgctcctctcttctctctcgccTAACATCGATAAGTACGGCTTCTACAGCTCCTCCATTGGCCAAAACTCCGACCGGGCTTACGCCATGGCGCTTTGCAGAGGAGACGTTCGGCCGGAAACTTGTCACAGTTGTATCGATGAGTCCATTAGAGCGGTCCCACAACTCTGTCCAAACTACAAGGAAGCAATCGGCTGGTACGATAATTGCACGCTGCGTTACTCCAACGAGTCGATGAACGGGACAGTGGTAGCGAGTCCGGATAGATGTATGTACAACGTGAATAACGCAACGAACAAGGATCGGTTCAATGAGAAGGTAGAGAACTTACTGAGCAGCCTACGCGTCAAGGCTGCCGCGGGTGGCTCCCTCCGCAAGTTTGCTTCCGGAACTGCCCTCGGTCCAGATTTCGAAACTATATATGGTCTGGTGCAGTGTACACCGGATTTGTCGGAGCAGCAGTGCAATGATTGCCTGGCTCGAGCCTCGACTCTTGATTCGAGATGCTGTAGTGGGATGCGAGGTGGGATAGTTTTATTCCCCAGTTGTAATATCCGGTACGAGGTTTACACATTCTTCGAGGAGATTCCGGCCGATGCCCCGCCACCCAATCCGCCACCAGCATCGCCAG GAAAGGACAGTAATGCAACTAAAGTAGTCACAATAGTGGTTGTTTCATCTGTCACTTCTGTGATAGCACTAATGATCTGCCTTTGCATCCTTAAAAGAAAGTGGAAGAAGAGGAGACCAGAGCGTAGATTTGGAA CTGAAGCCACGACTGAATTTAATACTGTGGACGAAATTAGCACTTTGGAATCCTTGAAATACGGCTTTCACACTCTCTCTGCTGCAACAGATAACTTCTCCAATGCTAATAAACTTGGTCGGGGTGGTTTCGGAGTTGTTTACAAG GGTAAGCTTGATGAAGGACAAGAAATAGCTGTAAAGAGGTTGTCTGCGAATTCTGTACAAGGGGAACTGGAATTCAAGAATGAGGTTATGTTAGTGGCCAAACTTCAACATAGAAATTTGGTTAGACTTCTTGGTTTTTGCTTGCAAGGAATAGAAAGGCTTCTTGTCTATGAGTTTGTGCCCAACTCAAGCCTtgatcatttcttattt GATCCCACCAAACGAACATATTTGGATTGGAAAAGACGTTCCAAGATCATAAGTGGAGTCGCTCGAGGGCTTTTATACCTTCACGAAGATTCAAGACTTCGAATAATTCATCGAGATCTAAAAGCTAGCAATGTTCTTTTAGATGCAGAAATGAATCCCAAAATTTCAGACTTTGGCATGGCAAGATTATTTGTGACGGATGAAACTCAAGGGAGCACAAATAGAATTGTCGGGACTTA TGGATACATGGCTCCAGAGTACGCAATGCATGGGAACTTTTCAATAAAGTCTGATGTCTTTAGCTTTGGTGTACTAATTCTAGAAATTGTCACGGGCAAAAAGAACACCTCTTTTCGAAATGGCGAGAATTTAGAGGACCTTTTGAGCTAT GTTTGGAAAGCTTGGAGGGAAGGAACAACTTCGAATTTGATCGATCCAATGTTAAGTTCTGGTTCGGGTTCAATGCATGAGATGATGCGATGCCTCAATATTGGTTTGCTATGCGTTCAAGAAAATGTAGCAGATCGACCAACCATGGCTACTGTTGTTCTTATGTTTACTAGCTTATCTCTCACCCTTCCAGCTCCTTCAAAGCCTGCATTTTTTATGCAAGGTaacatgaatgaaaatatgCCAGTAGCCACAGAAACTAATCCTACCACAGAAACTAATCCTAGTTCTTCAGGAGTAACCGAGTCCTCCCATGGATCGATTAATGAGACTTCAATTACAGAATTATATCCTCGATGA